The window GTTGCTATAATGAGATACAAAATTGTAGAAAAAACGACAGATCAAATCGTAGAAAATTCCAATAAATATATTGGTCTTTTGCGGCAGCATATTGATAAGGAAGATAACATATTATATATGATGGCCAATCAAAATCTCTCTGAAGAAGCGCAAGAGAAACTTTTGGAAGATTTTGAAAAGGTGGAAGTCGAAAGAATCGGTGTGGGGACACGTGAAAAGTTTCATAAACTATTACATCACTTGAAAGATGTATATTTAAATTAATTTAAAAAGGAGATAGTGATTATGTTTTGTTACCAGTGTCAAGAAACAGTTAGAAATACAGGTTGTACTATTAAAGGAGTATGCGGAAAAGATGAAAGAGCTGCAGACCTTATGGATCTATTGATCTATGTATTGCAGGGGCTTTCAATTTATGCAGAGAAAGAGGGGGAAGTAGATAAGAAATATGGTATATTTACCTGCCAGGCTTTGTTCGCAACAATAACAAATGCAAATTTTGATGAGGATAGAATCGTAGCGCTTATCAAAAAAGCCATTATTTTGCGAAGTGAATTAAAAGCAAAAGCTGGTATCTCTCAAGAGGGATTGCATGACGCGGCATTATGGACGGCTGAGACAAAGGAAGACTTCCTTAAAAAAGCAGTCAATGTTAGCCCGTTATCATATAGTGACAATGAAGATGTTCGATCATTGAAATCATTGCTTTTATATGGATTAAAAGGAATAGCCGCTTACACTGAGCATGCAGCCGTTTTAGGTCAGTATGATGAGTCTATTTTTAGTTTTATGTACAAAGGGCTTGCTGCTATTACAAAAGATTTGTCAGCGGATGAATTGACTGCGCTTGTTCTTGAGGCAGGAGAAAACGGTGTAAAAGCAATGGCGGTCTTGGATAAAGCTAATACTAGTGCTTATGGTAATCCAGAAATCACAAAGGTGAATCTGGGGGTAAGAAATAATCCCGGCATTTTGATTTCGGGGCGTGATTTAAAAGACATGGATGAGCTGCTGAAACAAACCGAGGGAACAGGTGTTGATGTTTATACACATAGCGAAATGCTCCCTGCTCATTATTATCCGGCGTTTAAGAAATATGACCATTTTGCAGGCAATTATGGTGGCTCATGGTGGCATCAGAATAAAGATTTTGAGACATTCAATGGTCCGATCCTTATAACAACCAACTGTATTATTCCCGTGAAAGATTCGTATAAGGATAGGATTTTTACAACAGGTATGGCAGGGTATCCAGGCATAACGCATATTGCTGATCGATCTGATGGGGGAACCAAAGACTTTGCTCAAATCATTGAATTAGCTAAAACGTGTGATGCTCCACAAGAAATAGAAACAGGAGAAATTGTTGGAGGTTTTGCGCACAATCAAGTTTTTGCTTTAGCTGACAAAGTTGTCGCGGCGGTAAAATCTGGAGCTATCAAGCGTTTTATTGTTATGGGAGGCTGTGATGGCCGCCAAAAACCACGCAGCTATTTTACGGAAGTTGCCGAAAAATTACCAAAGGATGCAGTTATCTTAACAGCTGGATGTGCGAAGTATCGATATATTAAACTTGGTCTGGGTGATATTGGAGGCATTCCTCGTGTTTTAGATGCCGGACAATGTAATGATTCCTACTCATTGGCAATTATTGCATTAAAACTCAAGGAAGTATTTGGGCTTGATGATGTCAATAAGTTACCTTTATCGTTTGATATTGCATGGTATGAACAAAAAGCGGTGATCGTTCTCTTAGCATTATTACATCTTGGTTTTAAAGGCATGCGGTTGGGTCCGACATTGCCGGCT of the Candidatus Omnitrophota bacterium genome contains:
- a CDS encoding hemerythrin; translation: VAIMRYKIVEKTTDQIVENSNKYIGLLRQHIDKEDNILYMMANQNLSEEAQEKLLEDFEKVEVERIGVGTREKFHKLLHHLKDVYLN
- the hcp gene encoding hydroxylamine reductase, translated to MFCYQCQETVRNTGCTIKGVCGKDERAADLMDLLIYVLQGLSIYAEKEGEVDKKYGIFTCQALFATITNANFDEDRIVALIKKAIILRSELKAKAGISQEGLHDAALWTAETKEDFLKKAVNVSPLSYSDNEDVRSLKSLLLYGLKGIAAYTEHAAVLGQYDESIFSFMYKGLAAITKDLSADELTALVLEAGENGVKAMAVLDKANTSAYGNPEITKVNLGVRNNPGILISGRDLKDMDELLKQTEGTGVDVYTHSEMLPAHYYPAFKKYDHFAGNYGGSWWHQNKDFETFNGPILITTNCIIPVKDSYKDRIFTTGMAGYPGITHIADRSDGGTKDFAQIIELAKTCDAPQEIETGEIVGGFAHNQVFALADKVVAAVKSGAIKRFIVMGGCDGRQKPRSYFTEVAEKLPKDAVILTAGCAKYRYIKLGLGDIGGIPRVLDAGQCNDSYSLAIIALKLKEVFGLDDVNKLPLSFDIAWYEQKAVIVLLALLHLGFKGMRLGPTLPAFLSPNVAKVLVEKFNLKPISTADDDVAAMMEGR